A single region of the Globicephala melas chromosome 12, mGloMel1.2, whole genome shotgun sequence genome encodes:
- the ALKAL2 gene encoding ALK and LTK ligand 2, protein MRGPGRPLLLGLLLVLGAAGPGRGIAETREAADRQTLLQLIVEIVQELRKYHSGESKRLQLSGRQDYTLGRREVSDYGAYAEEQRVEIVPRDLRMKDKFLKHLTGPLYFSPKCSKHFHRLYHNTRDCTIPTYYKRCARLLTRLAVSPMCMEG, encoded by the exons ATGCGCGGACCCGGGCGTCCTctcctcctggggctgctgctcGTGCTGGGGGCGGCGGGGCCCGGCCGGGGGATCGCGGAGACCCGGGAGGCCGCGGACAGGCAGACGCTGCTGCAACTCATCGTGGAGATCGTCCAGGAGCTCAGGAAGTACCACTCGGGGGAGTCCAAGAGGCTGCAGCTCTCGGGCCGGCAGGACTACACCCTGGGCCGCAGGGAGGTCTCGGACTACGGGGCTTACGCGGAGGAGCAGAGAGTGG AAATTGTTCCTCGAGATCTAAGGATGAAAGACAAGTTTCTGAAACATCTGACAG GTCCTCTTTATTTCAGCCCAAAGTGCAGCAAACACTTCCACAGACTTTACCACAACACCCGAGACTGCACCATCCCCACCT ACTATAAGAGATGCGCCCGGCTTCTTACTCGGCTGGCTGTCAGTCCGATGTGCATGGAGGGATAA